One Nostoc punctiforme PCC 73102 DNA window includes the following coding sequences:
- a CDS encoding glycoside hydrolase family protein — MYLLQWYIGDLRSPSDPIFADKQPPLVMKQGDPYIRALMRTISASEASGNRPYSLLYGGQQVNDLSRHPEICVTIITGPNTGNCSTAAGRYQIINITWYRLAPRYHPRPMQMMFWTGYSFEAEYQDIVVYRWLTDSKVWGTDLSQLLRQGKLNDVLRRLSPTWTSLGYGIETNSVSSSLPKVYQKMLQEELTAANQPIAPNLTPSPTPSRKPVKKP; from the coding sequence GTGTATTTGTTGCAATGGTATATTGGAGACTTGCGATCGCCTTCCGATCCCATCTTTGCAGATAAACAGCCACCTTTGGTGATGAAACAGGGCGATCCCTATATCCGTGCTTTAATGCGAACCATATCCGCGAGTGAAGCCAGTGGAAACCGTCCTTATTCGCTGTTATACGGTGGACAGCAAGTTAACGACCTTAGCCGACATCCTGAGATATGCGTCACAATTATCACAGGACCAAATACAGGTAATTGTTCTACGGCTGCTGGCAGATATCAAATTATCAACATTACTTGGTATCGTTTAGCCCCTCGTTATCACCCAAGACCGATGCAGATGATGTTTTGGACTGGTTATAGTTTTGAAGCAGAATATCAAGATATAGTCGTTTACCGTTGGTTAACTGATTCTAAAGTTTGGGGAACCGATCTTTCTCAATTGCTGCGTCAGGGAAAGTTAAATGATGTTTTGCGGCGGCTCTCCCCCACCTGGACAAGTCTAGGATATGGTATAGAAACTAATTCTGTTAGTAGCTCTTTGCCTAAAGTTTATCAGAAAATGTTGCAAGAGGAATTAACCGCAGCTAATCAACCAATAGCCCCAAATTTAACACCATCGCCAACTCCTTCCAGAAAACCAGTAAAGAAGCCGTGA